One genomic region from Kamptonema formosum PCC 6407 encodes:
- a CDS encoding DUF6972 family protein: MTGINRELSIDTKHIAKHLPDTPQMQKLLQQEGNVHVFNDRATMEMVAQAIIANGEFIGVIRGHERYGLYFPDPIGYRLDSNNSRIPLRYGEIKIKGDKYHVIPRTKPSR; this comes from the coding sequence ATGACCGGAATTAACCGCGAACTAAGCATCGACACTAAACACATTGCCAAACATCTACCCGATACTCCTCAAATGCAAAAGCTACTCCAACAAGAAGGTAATGTTCATGTCTTTAACGATCGAGCTACAATGGAAATGGTGGCTCAAGCTATAATTGCAAATGGAGAGTTTATCGGCGTAATTCGCGGTCACGAACGTTATGGTCTTTATTTTCCTGACCCCATTGGCTATAGACTTGACAGCAACAATAGTAGAATACCACTTAGGTATGGAGAAATTAAAATAAAAGGAGATAAATACCATGTCATCCCCAGAACTAAACCTAGCCGATAA
- a CDS encoding sulfurtransferase — translation MQDINSIVSPEWLAAHLDDPKVIVIDCRFSLADPELGQQQYKTNHIPGAFYLDLNRDLSSPVSKHGGRHPLPNPTELAEKLSAIGITNDTLIVAYDDSKFAFAARLWWLLRYMGCDRVAILDGGFSAWQTAGYPTSDTLPTPQPGNFVPQLQPGWVVDIDTVKTRKDQPGVVLIDSRESDRYQGLREPIDPIAGHIPGAVNYPWQEVTGEGGKARSQVEQQQRWAQIEPAEEIIVYCGSGVTACVNLLSLEIAGIRDAKLYAGSWSDWCSYLVNS, via the coding sequence ATGCAAGACATAAACTCGATCGTTTCCCCAGAATGGCTGGCCGCACATCTAGACGACCCGAAAGTTATCGTTATTGACTGCCGTTTTTCCCTGGCAGATCCAGAATTAGGACAACAACAATATAAAACAAATCATATCCCTGGAGCATTCTATTTAGACCTTAACCGCGATCTTTCCAGTCCAGTTAGCAAACATGGCGGTAGACATCCCTTACCTAACCCAACAGAATTAGCGGAAAAATTAAGCGCGATCGGCATTACCAACGACACCTTAATTGTCGCTTATGATGACTCCAAATTTGCCTTCGCTGCGCGTTTGTGGTGGCTATTGCGTTACATGGGGTGCGATCGCGTCGCTATTCTTGATGGTGGCTTCAGCGCGTGGCAAACAGCCGGATATCCCACATCTGATACTCTACCAACACCCCAACCGGGAAACTTTGTCCCGCAGCTACAACCAGGATGGGTAGTAGACATTGATACCGTAAAAACACGCAAAGACCAACCGGGAGTAGTATTAATAGACTCGCGAGAAAGCGATCGCTATCAAGGACTGCGCGAACCCATAGACCCCATAGCTGGACATATACCCGGTGCGGTAAATTACCCTTGGCAAGAAGTGACAGGAGAGGGAGGGAAAGCGCGATCGCAAGTAGAACAGCAACAGCGGTGGGCGCAAATAGAACCAGCAGAAGAAATCATCGTATATTGCGGTTCCGGCGTGACAGCCTGCGTCAACCTTTTATCTTTAGAAATAGCAGGTATTCGCGATGCTAAACTTTATGCCGGTAGTTGGAGTGATTGGTGTTCATATTTGGTTAACAGTTAA
- the glmU gene encoding bifunctional UDP-N-acetylglucosamine diphosphorylase/glucosamine-1-phosphate N-acetyltransferase GlmU, which yields MIAIAILAAGRGTRMKSDLPKVLHELGGRSLLDRVLYSCIDINPLRRIVIVGYRGEMVKESLSGDRQPETKPKSVSFPPLEFVEQTEQLGTGHAIQQLLPHLEGFTGDLLVLNGDVPLLRSQTIKHMMKIHKEHRNAATLLTAHLPHPQGYGRVFADSHNLVKQIVEDRDCTAAQKQNHRINAGVYCFNWPKLAEILPHLKADNDQKEYYLTDTVNHLEPVMAVDVEDYQEILGINDRKHLATAYNILQRRVKDDWMAKGVTLIDPDSITIDDTVKLEADVIVEPQTHLRGKTAIGSGSRIGPGSLIENSQIGQNVTVLYSVVADSTVANNSRIGPYAHLRGHSEVGEKCRVGNFVELKNAKLGDRTNAAHLSYLGDATLGEKVNIGAGTITANYDGVNKHRTKIGDRTKTGSNSVLVAPLTLGDDVTIAAGSVVTDDVPDDCLVVARSRQVVKPGWRLQKEE from the coding sequence ATGATAGCAATAGCAATTTTAGCCGCTGGGCGCGGTACGCGCATGAAATCTGACTTGCCCAAAGTTTTGCACGAATTGGGAGGGCGATCGCTACTCGATCGGGTGCTTTATAGTTGTATTGATATTAACCCATTGCGGCGCATTGTAATTGTTGGCTATCGGGGTGAAATGGTAAAAGAGTCTCTCAGTGGCGATAGACAACCGGAAACAAAGCCAAAATCTGTATCATTTCCGCCACTGGAATTTGTCGAACAAACTGAGCAATTAGGTACTGGTCATGCTATTCAACAATTGTTACCCCATTTAGAGGGATTTACTGGGGATTTGTTGGTGTTAAACGGGGATGTACCCTTGTTGCGATCGCAAACTATCAAACACATGATGAAAATTCACAAAGAACACCGCAATGCGGCTACTTTGTTGACGGCTCACTTGCCTCATCCTCAAGGATATGGGAGGGTATTTGCTGATAGTCACAATCTTGTCAAACAAATTGTAGAAGACCGGGACTGTACGGCAGCGCAAAAACAAAATCATCGAATCAATGCGGGTGTTTACTGCTTTAATTGGCCAAAATTAGCAGAAATTTTACCGCACTTAAAGGCGGACAACGATCAAAAAGAATATTACCTAACAGATACAGTAAATCACCTCGAACCAGTAATGGCCGTAGATGTTGAAGACTATCAGGAAATATTGGGAATTAATGACCGCAAACATCTAGCAACTGCTTACAATATTTTGCAAAGGCGGGTAAAAGATGACTGGATGGCAAAAGGAGTAACACTGATCGATCCTGACAGTATTACCATTGATGATACGGTAAAATTAGAAGCAGATGTAATTGTGGAACCGCAGACGCATCTGCGGGGAAAAACTGCGATCGGATCTGGGAGTCGCATCGGGCCTGGAAGTTTAATTGAGAATAGTCAAATTGGGCAAAATGTGACTGTACTTTATTCAGTGGTTGCAGATAGCACTGTAGCCAATAATTCTCGGATTGGGCCTTACGCGCATTTACGGGGACACTCCGAAGTTGGGGAAAAGTGCCGTGTAGGTAATTTTGTAGAGTTGAAGAATGCAAAATTGGGCGATCGCACTAATGCGGCCCATTTATCCTATTTAGGTGATGCTACTTTGGGTGAGAAAGTGAATATCGGAGCTGGTACAATTACAGCTAATTATGATGGGGTGAATAAGCATCGGACGAAAATTGGCGATCGGACTAAGACGGGTTCTAATAGTGTGTTAGTTGCACCTTTAACCTTGGGTGATGATGTTACTATTGCTGCCGGTTCTGTGGTGACGGATGATGTTCCCGATGATTGTTTAGTGGTAGCTAGATCTCGGCAGGTTGTGAAACCTGGTTGGCGGTTGCAGAAGGAGGAATAA
- a CDS encoding tRNA (5-methylaminomethyl-2-thiouridine)(34)-methyltransferase MnmD, with translation MQNTSAFTPQLTADGSFTFFSLEFGEAFHSDRGAKQEAELKFVGPLQLRAKATRPTLVLLDVCYGLGYNTAAALGAIWEVNPHCWIEWIGLELDPEVPKAAIAHHLLQDWSDPIPALLEAVVRDRDLQTDKIKAKLLIGDARQTLQQVAKSGFQADAIFLDPFSPPHCPQLWTVEFLGLLAKCLKPEGILATYSCSAAARVALLEAGLKIGSTPPVGRRWPGTAASFSEANLPGLSEQEREHLETKAGIPYRDRTLSDTAEIILQRRQAEQLASPKEPSSHWKKRWAS, from the coding sequence ATGCAAAATACCAGTGCCTTTACACCACAACTAACGGCTGATGGCTCTTTTACGTTCTTTTCACTAGAATTTGGGGAAGCTTTTCATAGCGATCGGGGTGCTAAACAGGAAGCTGAGCTTAAATTTGTGGGCCCTCTCCAACTCAGAGCCAAAGCTACACGACCGACACTGGTTTTGCTTGACGTTTGCTATGGATTGGGGTATAATACGGCGGCAGCTTTGGGGGCGATTTGGGAAGTTAATCCCCATTGTTGGATAGAATGGATCGGTTTGGAGTTAGATCCCGAAGTACCCAAGGCTGCGATCGCGCATCATCTACTTCAAGATTGGTCAGATCCCATTCCCGCATTGCTGGAGGCTGTAGTTCGCGATCGCGACTTGCAAACCGATAAAATCAAGGCTAAACTGCTGATTGGCGACGCTAGGCAAACCCTCCAGCAAGTAGCAAAATCGGGATTTCAAGCAGATGCAATTTTTCTTGACCCTTTCTCCCCACCCCATTGTCCGCAATTGTGGACTGTTGAATTTTTAGGGTTGCTGGCAAAATGTTTAAAGCCGGAGGGGATCTTAGCTACTTATTCTTGCTCAGCGGCGGCGAGGGTAGCCTTGCTGGAAGCCGGTTTGAAAATTGGTTCAACTCCGCCTGTGGGGAGGCGATGGCCGGGAACAGCAGCAAGCTTTTCTGAGGCTAATTTGCCGGGACTTTCAGAGCAAGAGCGCGAACATTTAGAGACGAAAGCAGGGATTCCCTATCGCGATCGCACTTTGTCCGATACTGCCGAAATTATACTGCAACGCCGTCAGGCAGAACAACTAGCCTCACCCAAAGAGCCATCATCCCACTGGAAAAAACGCTGGGCTAGTTAA
- a CDS encoding ROK family protein, with product MKQVIGIDLGGTAIKLGRFSEDGTCHQSLTVPTPQPATPEAVLAAMADAITELNPTANSVKAIGVGIPGPADATGRIARVAINLKNWHDVPLADWLEAKTGLPTVLANDANCAGLGEAWLGAGRNFKNLILLTLGTGIGGAIIQDGKLFVGHKGTAGELGLITINPDGPECNSGNRGSLEQYISIQAIRRDTGLEPLEVANLAKAGDATALEYWQKYGRYLGAGLANFLYILTPEAIIIGGGISAGAEHFLPIVKAEIEKRVLPSSREGLQLLIAELGNQAGIVGAAKLAIANC from the coding sequence ATGAAACAAGTAATCGGCATCGACTTAGGCGGAACAGCAATTAAACTAGGCAGATTCAGTGAAGACGGCACTTGTCACCAATCCTTAACAGTTCCCACCCCACAACCGGCCACACCAGAAGCAGTTTTAGCTGCAATGGCCGACGCAATTACCGAACTGAACCCAACTGCTAACTCTGTAAAAGCAATCGGTGTCGGTATCCCCGGCCCCGCAGACGCAACTGGCCGCATAGCTAGAGTAGCAATTAACCTCAAAAACTGGCATGATGTCCCCTTAGCTGATTGGTTAGAAGCCAAAACAGGTTTACCCACAGTATTAGCAAATGATGCAAACTGTGCAGGATTAGGAGAAGCTTGGTTGGGTGCCGGTCGTAACTTTAAAAACCTAATTCTATTAACATTAGGCACTGGTATAGGTGGTGCAATTATCCAAGATGGTAAACTATTTGTTGGTCATAAAGGAACCGCCGGAGAGTTAGGATTAATTACCATTAACCCCGATGGCCCAGAATGTAATAGTGGCAATCGTGGCTCTTTAGAACAATATATTTCCATCCAAGCAATTCGCCGCGACACTGGTTTAGAACCATTAGAAGTAGCAAACTTAGCAAAGGCGGGAGATGCTACAGCATTAGAATATTGGCAAAAATACGGTCGATATCTGGGTGCAGGTTTAGCAAATTTCCTCTACATTTTAACACCAGAAGCCATCATTATTGGCGGCGGTATTAGTGCTGGTGCAGAACATTTCTTACCCATAGTCAAAGCAGAAATTGAAAAACGAGTCCTCCCCAGTTCCCGTGAAGGTTTACAGCTATTAATCGCAGAATTAGGCAACCAAGCTGGAATTGTCGGGGCAGCAAAGTTAGCAATTGCTAATTGTTAA
- the gloA gene encoding lactoylglutathione lyase yields the protein MRLLHTMLRVGNLEESLKFYTEVLGMKLLRQKEYPDGKFTLAFVGYGDESDHTVLELTYNWGTDKYNLGDAYGHIAIGVDDIYATCDEIKTRGGKVTREPGPMKHGSTVIAFVQDPDGYKVELIQLKA from the coding sequence ATGCGCCTACTACACACGATGTTGCGAGTCGGAAACCTAGAAGAGTCACTGAAGTTTTACACTGAAGTGCTAGGAATGAAACTGCTACGTCAAAAGGAATATCCAGATGGTAAATTTACTCTGGCTTTCGTGGGTTACGGCGATGAATCCGACCACACGGTATTAGAATTAACGTACAATTGGGGTACTGACAAGTACAATTTGGGAGATGCTTACGGTCACATTGCGATCGGTGTTGATGATATTTATGCTACTTGCGATGAAATTAAGACTCGTGGTGGTAAAGTTACTCGCGAACCGGGGCCGATGAAACATGGTTCAACGGTGATTGCATTTGTGCAAGATCCTGATGGATATAAAGTTGAATTAATTCAATTGAAAGCTTAA
- a CDS encoding CTP synthase, translating to MTKFVFVTGGVVSSIGKGIVAASLGRLLKSRDYSVSILKLDPYLNVDPGTMSPFQHGEVFVTDDGAETDLDLGHYERFTDTSISRLNSVTQGQCYQAVINKERRGDYNGGTVQVIPHITNEIKERIHRVAKNTNPDVVITEIGGTVGDIESQPFLEAIRQFRRDVGRKNVIYIHVTLVPWIAAAGEMKTKPTQHSVGSLRSIGIQPDILVCRCDRPLQPGMKEKLSTFCDVQEKCVITSHDAKSIYEVPLMLEKEGLAEQALDLLQLEQRQPDLTQWETLVNRMYSPTQVIDIAIVGKYVRLSDAYLSVVEALRHAAIAIGSDINLHWINSEDLESGEIESYFDDINGIVVPGGFGIRGVDGKIAAIEYAKRKQIPFLGLCLGMQCAVIEWARSIGGLENANSAEFDPDTTNPVINLLPEQQDVVDLGGTMRLGLYPCRLNADTLAFKLYQQEVIYERHRHRYEFNNAYRNLFLETGYVISGTSPDGRLVEIIELPKHPFFIATQFHPEFQSRPSAPHPLFKGFVEAASESRTGKIEEVATIDGIVSGKDTGSEDASPESILNFPAEVS from the coding sequence ATGACCAAGTTTGTGTTTGTGACTGGTGGGGTCGTTTCCAGCATTGGCAAGGGGATTGTCGCTGCTTCCTTGGGCCGTTTGCTGAAGTCGCGGGATTATTCTGTCTCGATTCTGAAGCTAGACCCCTATCTGAATGTCGATCCGGGAACTATGAGCCCGTTTCAACACGGTGAGGTGTTCGTGACTGATGATGGTGCCGAAACGGATTTAGACTTAGGGCACTATGAACGGTTTACGGATACGTCGATATCGCGTCTGAACAGCGTCACTCAAGGTCAATGCTATCAGGCGGTGATTAATAAGGAACGCCGGGGAGATTATAACGGCGGGACGGTACAGGTGATTCCGCACATTACGAATGAGATTAAGGAACGCATTCACCGGGTGGCGAAGAATACGAATCCCGATGTGGTGATTACGGAGATCGGGGGTACGGTGGGTGATATTGAGTCCCAACCCTTTTTGGAGGCGATTCGGCAGTTCCGCAGGGATGTGGGACGCAAAAATGTGATTTATATTCATGTTACCCTAGTACCTTGGATTGCGGCGGCGGGGGAGATGAAAACTAAGCCGACTCAGCACTCGGTGGGAAGTTTGCGATCGATTGGGATTCAACCTGATATTTTGGTTTGTAGATGCGATCGCCCTTTGCAACCAGGGATGAAGGAGAAGTTGTCAACTTTCTGTGACGTACAGGAAAAGTGCGTGATCACTTCTCACGACGCGAAAAGTATTTATGAAGTACCGCTGATGCTAGAAAAGGAAGGGTTAGCGGAACAAGCTTTGGATTTGCTGCAACTAGAACAACGACAACCGGATTTGACGCAGTGGGAGACTTTGGTAAATCGGATGTATAGTCCGACTCAGGTAATTGATATTGCGATCGTTGGGAAATATGTCAGGTTAAGCGATGCTTACTTGTCAGTGGTAGAAGCTTTGCGACACGCTGCGATCGCGATCGGCAGTGATATTAATTTACACTGGATCAATTCTGAAGATTTGGAATCAGGAGAGATCGAAAGCTATTTCGATGATATCAATGGCATTGTCGTACCCGGCGGCTTTGGGATTCGAGGAGTTGATGGTAAGATAGCAGCGATCGAATACGCTAAACGCAAGCAAATTCCATTTTTAGGATTGTGCCTGGGAATGCAGTGTGCTGTGATTGAGTGGGCACGAAGTATCGGGGGGTTAGAAAATGCCAACAGTGCTGAATTTGACCCCGATACTACTAATCCGGTGATTAATTTATTACCGGAACAGCAAGATGTCGTCGATTTAGGTGGTACGATGCGTCTTGGTTTGTATCCTTGCCGATTGAATGCCGATACTCTTGCTTTCAAACTCTATCAGCAGGAAGTGATTTATGAGCGTCATCGTCATCGGTATGAATTTAATAATGCCTACCGTAATCTTTTTTTGGAGACAGGCTATGTAATCAGTGGTACATCTCCCGACGGCCGCTTAGTAGAGATTATTGAATTGCCCAAACATCCATTTTTTATTGCTACCCAATTCCATCCAGAATTCCAGTCTCGACCTTCCGCCCCCCATCCCTTGTTTAAAGGGTTTGTTGAGGCGGCAAGTGAATCTCGAACTGGCAAAATAGAAGAGGTTGCCACCATAGATGGTATAGTCTCTGGGAAGGATACAGGCAGTGAGGATGCCAGCCCTGAATCAATCCTAAATTTCCCTGCTGAGGTGTCTTAG
- a CDS encoding VIT domain-containing protein, whose translation MSSHYPTQIPLRLARADANCSVNGSSQPKCQPSGLYVETPGKTEQVFPLKHTEVKAKIAGNISRVEVSQKFENPFNEPLEAVYVFPLPDGAAVDDMEIKIGARIVKADIKRREEAQEIYERAKQQGRTAGLLEQERDNIFTQSLANIKPGEQIEVTIRYTDSLKFEGGDYEFVFPMVVGPRYIPGTPIPPKSPNSGVNTDRVPDASRINPPILPPNTRSGHDIGVSVEIDAGLAISNVRSTSHKIETAASGNIVRVQLGNLDTIPNKDLILRYRVAGDRTQATVLTQADKRGGHFALYLIPALQYKSNEIVPKDVVFLMDTSGSQQGEPLVKSKELMRRFINGLNPNDTFTIIDFANTAKALSVAPLANTAENRQKALAYIEQLQANGGTELLNGVQAVMNFPAAESGRLRSVVLITDGYIGNENEVISQVQRSLKPGNRLYSFGVGSSVNRFLLNRLAEVGRGTSVVIRQDEPTQDLVEKFLTEINNPVLTNIEMVWEGGGEKPEIYPLVAPDLFANQPLVLFGRKSDRANGQIRITGTVAGGKRYEKSVPVNFMAGVELRQRESNPPSAIADFGNPAIAQLWGRYRIKDLMSQMFGGETTSLVDAVTNTALTYRLLSQYTAFVAVSEEVRVEPDGTRRRVQVPVELPEGVSYDAVIEPQQEAEATRGGGVRSLAAPAPYPSSLPIAPRRPETTQKTPSSNVEVVTVEGLDGSAIASLTQHLKAINLVNGVGGDIILELFVKDGRVDRIVLDDKASTLQQKDVVDTLKRSLFSWSSPAGLRGTIRLKLRIVPMPN comes from the coding sequence ATGTCTAGCCACTATCCCACTCAAATCCCCCTCCGCCTTGCTAGAGCTGATGCTAACTGCTCTGTTAACGGCTCATCTCAGCCTAAATGTCAACCCAGCGGTTTGTACGTCGAAACTCCTGGCAAAACAGAACAAGTTTTTCCTCTCAAGCATACAGAAGTTAAGGCAAAAATTGCCGGCAATATTTCCCGCGTCGAAGTTTCTCAGAAGTTTGAAAATCCTTTTAATGAACCTCTAGAAGCAGTTTATGTCTTTCCCTTGCCGGATGGCGCAGCGGTAGACGATATGGAAATTAAAATAGGTGCGCGGATAGTTAAAGCTGATATCAAACGTCGGGAAGAAGCTCAAGAAATTTACGAACGTGCTAAACAACAAGGTCGCACTGCTGGACTTTTAGAACAAGAACGAGACAATATTTTTACTCAATCTCTTGCCAATATCAAGCCAGGAGAACAGATAGAAGTTACTATTCGCTACACAGATTCACTCAAATTTGAAGGCGGCGATTATGAATTTGTGTTCCCAATGGTGGTAGGGCCGCGCTACATTCCAGGGACACCAATTCCCCCGAAATCGCCCAATTCAGGAGTTAACACAGATCGCGTTCCCGATGCTTCTCGAATTAATCCGCCCATACTGCCGCCAAACACTCGTTCGGGACATGATATCGGCGTTTCTGTAGAAATTGATGCGGGTTTGGCTATTAGCAACGTCCGCTCTACTTCTCATAAAATTGAAACTGCTGCTAGCGGTAATATAGTCCGAGTTCAACTGGGGAATTTAGATACAATCCCTAATAAAGATTTGATTTTGCGCTATCGAGTGGCTGGCGATCGGACTCAGGCAACTGTGCTGACTCAAGCTGACAAACGAGGGGGACATTTTGCCCTGTATCTTATTCCAGCTTTACAGTACAAAAGTAATGAAATTGTGCCGAAAGATGTTGTATTTTTAATGGATACTTCCGGCTCTCAGCAAGGCGAACCTTTGGTTAAATCTAAGGAATTGATGCGCCGCTTTATCAATGGGCTCAATCCTAATGATACCTTTACGATTATTGATTTTGCTAATACTGCTAAAGCGCTTTCCGTTGCACCTCTGGCAAATACAGCAGAAAATAGGCAAAAGGCTTTAGCTTATATCGAGCAACTGCAAGCTAATGGCGGTACAGAGTTGCTAAATGGCGTTCAAGCAGTGATGAATTTTCCCGCCGCTGAGTCAGGAAGATTGCGGAGCGTTGTCTTAATTACAGATGGTTATATTGGCAATGAAAATGAGGTAATTTCCCAAGTACAACGAAGTTTAAAACCAGGAAATAGACTGTACAGTTTCGGGGTTGGTAGTTCTGTAAATCGGTTTTTACTCAACCGTTTGGCAGAAGTGGGAAGAGGCACTTCTGTGGTAATTCGTCAAGATGAACCAACCCAAGATTTAGTCGAAAAGTTTTTGACAGAAATTAATAATCCGGTGTTGACGAATATTGAAATGGTTTGGGAAGGGGGAGGGGAAAAACCAGAGATTTATCCTCTAGTTGCACCCGATTTATTTGCTAATCAGCCGTTAGTTTTGTTTGGAAGAAAGAGCGATCGCGCTAACGGTCAAATCCGCATTACTGGAACGGTAGCTGGGGGGAAACGCTATGAAAAGAGCGTGCCAGTTAATTTTATGGCGGGGGTAGAACTTCGTCAACGGGAGTCAAATCCACCAAGTGCGATCGCAGATTTTGGCAATCCCGCGATCGCGCAACTCTGGGGACGTTATAGAATTAAAGACTTAATGAGTCAAATGTTTGGCGGCGAGACTACATCTCTGGTGGATGCTGTTACTAATACTGCCCTCACCTATCGCTTGCTGTCCCAATATACGGCTTTTGTCGCCGTCAGCGAAGAGGTGCGGGTAGAACCAGATGGAACTCGTCGCCGCGTCCAAGTCCCCGTAGAATTGCCAGAGGGCGTTAGCTACGACGCAGTTATTGAGCCACAGCAGGAGGCGGAAGCCACCAGAGGCGGTGGAGTGCGGAGTTTGGCCGCGCCTGCACCTTATCCTAGTTCCCTACCCATTGCCCCCAGACGGCCGGAAACTACGCAGAAAACCCCCAGTTCTAATGTAGAGGTGGTAACTGTTGAGGGATTGGATGGAAGTGCGATCGCATCTCTAACTCAACACCTGAAAGCGATAAATTTAGTTAACGGAGTCGGCGGCGATATTATCTTGGAGTTATTCGTTAAAGATGGGCGTGTCGATCGCATTGTCTTAGACGATAAAGCTTCGACGCTGCAACAGAAAGATGTTGTTGATACTTTGAAGCGATCGCTCTTTTCTTGGTCATCTCCTGCGGGGTTGCGTGGGACTATTCGCCTTAAATTGCGAATTGTTCCTATGCCGAATTAA
- a CDS encoding DUF4351 domain-containing protein: protein MAYDNTCKYLAEKFPAAFVNWLLPNDRSGNIQILKTELIQEPIRADSLVFLQTNNQILHLEFETRPYSEPTIAFRMLDYYVRLKRQYSCAIYQVVIFLQETTSEQVFVSEWTDTNTRHGYRVIRLWEQDPALLLSSPGLLPLATLSQTNSPQTLLQQIAERIAIIDEPNQQADLLACTQVIAGLRFEKNLIRQLLRRDIMRESVIYQEILEEGILEGRQQGLQQGLQQGLQQGLQQAQQRETALLTRQLNRRIGAIAPEMVEQIQALSVEELENLGEALLDFSSAADLANWLQEHQP from the coding sequence TTGGCCTACGATAACACCTGCAAATACCTAGCCGAAAAATTCCCCGCCGCCTTCGTCAACTGGCTACTACCAAACGATCGATCCGGCAATATTCAAATCCTCAAAACCGAACTGATCCAAGAACCCATCCGCGCCGATTCTCTCGTCTTCCTCCAAACCAATAACCAAATCCTCCACCTGGAATTTGAAACCCGTCCCTATTCTGAACCCACCATCGCCTTCAGAATGCTAGATTACTACGTCAGGCTGAAACGGCAATACTCCTGCGCCATCTATCAAGTCGTAATTTTTTTACAGGAAACCACATCAGAACAAGTTTTTGTATCCGAGTGGACAGACACCAACACCAGACACGGCTACCGAGTCATTCGTCTGTGGGAACAAGACCCCGCTTTACTGCTATCTTCCCCCGGATTATTGCCATTAGCAACCCTATCTCAAACCAACTCGCCGCAAACTTTGCTACAGCAAATAGCGGAGAGAATTGCTATAATAGATGAACCCAATCAACAAGCTGATTTACTGGCTTGCACCCAAGTAATCGCTGGATTGAGATTTGAAAAAAACTTAATCAGACAACTATTGAGGAGAGACATTATGCGTGAGTCTGTCATTTACCAAGAAATTCTCGAAGAGGGCATCCTTGAAGGCAGACAACAAGGTTTGCAACAAGGTTTGCAACAAGGTTTGCAACAAGGTTTGCAACAAGCACAGCAACGCGAGACAGCTTTACTTACTCGCCAATTGAATCGACGCATCGGCGCGATCGCACCGGAAATGGTTGAGCAAATTCAAGCTTTATCTGTAGAAGAATTAGAAAATTTAGGGGAGGCGTTACTAGATTTTTCATCAGCCGCAGATTTAGCCAATTGGTTGCAGGAACATCAGCCTTAA
- a CDS encoding transposase yields MIQPKIPQPTISFIDQYCESYQKIFPEVRSYEAFKQIIMGILTPSKRKSLVTLSKIIGLKNSQSLHNFLTQSPWKSEELRTQRLKIIFNWLKEEAYCHY; encoded by the coding sequence ATGATACAGCCCAAAATTCCACAACCTACCATTAGTTTCATCGATCAATATTGTGAGAGTTATCAAAAAATATTTCCAGAAGTTAGAAGCTATGAAGCCTTTAAGCAAATTATTATGGGGATTTTGACACCAAGCAAGAGAAAAAGTTTAGTAACACTCTCTAAAATAATTGGATTAAAAAATAGTCAATCATTGCATAACTTTTTAACACAATCTCCCTGGAAATCGGAAGAATTAAGAACCCAGAGACTAAAAATTATCTTTAACTGGTTAAAAGAAGAAGCATATTGCCACTATTAG